A window of the Carassius gibelio isolate Cgi1373 ecotype wild population from Czech Republic chromosome B16, carGib1.2-hapl.c, whole genome shotgun sequence genome harbors these coding sequences:
- the LOC127975297 gene encoding potassium/sodium hyperpolarization-activated cyclic nucleotide-gated channel 3-like isoform X1, translating into MDGGTGASARNGDSKRRSKSSLPSPGYRLSQASLEGDSRPSIMSSTRENGPFRPGTTSGTPTTPQTHAGSVQRSVGFASRAALASSSSSGTGMVVIAAGPETTTTAAGSPEAGPVLDGEDYSYSNQSTFIQRQFGAMLQPGVNKFSLRMLGSHKAVALEQERLRSAGAWIIHPYSDFRVYALLEMSPSRFCWDLLMLLLMVGNLIVLPVGITFFKDENTPPWIIFNVVSDTLFLVDLVLNFRTGIVKEDSTEILLDPKAIRQRYLKSWFLVDFVSSIPVDYIFLMVDLEAHLDSEVYRTARALRIVRFTKILSLLRLLRLSRLIRYIHQWEEIFHMTYDLASAMVRIVNLIGMMLLLCHWDGCLQFLVPMLQDFPPDCWVSINNMVNDTWGIQYTYALFKAMSHMLCIGYGAQAPEGMTDVWLTMLSMIVGATCYAMFIGHATALIQSLDSSRRQYQEKYKQVEQYMSFHKLPADVRQKIHEYYEHRYQGKMFDEDNILGELSEPLKEEIVSFNCRSLVANMPLFANADPNFVTAVLTKLKFEVFQPHDFIIREGTVGRKMYFIQHGRVSVLTRGNKETKLSDGSYFGEICLLTRGRRTASVLADTYCRLYSLSVDSFNEVLEEHPMMRRAFETVAADRLDRIGKKNSILLRKTSQGGSVAGSSLGRGGGSRGGGAGGASLGSCDSVLIQQIVKHDSMPTMQDITAGTRGSTGGTVSPRPHPVIWAPLVHAPLQTAAATTNVAIALMQQQQQQQQLQQQLQQQHSLGAAIFLPSAFSISPSPSSCPLSPPRPPILHPRQSLSSLMSVMGGIPPRGVPPSVTPTPSPSTIGPTMVGMAPSGGGVAKTPPTPASSVPTPLQAGRALHHSLRLHMEPTASPVHKVPPPSSAVAAMSVEGRNVGSAPQGAKEALLRHVGGGSTQGLPMIGRLTQEARLLSASQPTLPHRSWASVQPHPPLHRKASGGNLLPAPFLLSSGLARGGSAGVLSSNTPGATQASTQTPLLLAHTPPLTSAPGSAPSPLVPFLFSPKQNPLCSANPPLSLTATSCGLGVPQTQRAKSGNIIPTPPSTSPPPYLRPPSPSQSTSTSPTSSSGTSLAQNSRTRPSQTPPPPSPLSCTTNSTPNITPSQTTTPTRTPTPVQTPVQTPTQSRTPMAIQTQSQGRCPTPVQIAASAQTPASVHSPLPAQTQSKPMSSILSQSSAIQMPATAQVLGSPSTCSAVSIQTQTSTTIQTQSSSWTPGSPINTPAQSRPSTPVLTQSQTQATPAKAPAAAPSPSPSSTPSPAASQPQKPAASQTQPFNILSTPTLSPSHIPASTASSSTDPQFISTSTKEAK; encoded by the exons ATGGATGGTGGCACCGGGGCTTCCGCGCGGAACGGAGACTCTAAGCGGCGCAGTAAGAGCAGCCTGCCGTCTCCCGGTTACCGTCTCTCCCAAGCGTCTCTGGAGGGAGACAGCCGCCCTTCCATCATGAGCTCCACTCGTGAAAACGGCCCGTTTCGACCGGGCACCACCTCCGGAACCCCGACCACCCCTCAGACGCACGCCGGTTCCGTGCAGCGCTCCGTGGGTTTCGCCTCCCGAGCCGCTCTggcgtcctcctcctcctccggcACCGGGATGGTCGTGATCGCCGCCGGACCCGAGACCACCACCACGGCGGCCGGGAGCCCTGAGGCCGGTCCGGTGCTGGACGGTGAGGACTACAGCTACTCGAACCAGTCCACCTTCATCCAGAGGCAGTTCGGAGCCATGCTGCAGCCAGGGGTCAACAAGTTCTCGCTCCGCATGTTGGGCAGCCACAAGGCCGTGGCTCTGGAGCAGGAGAGACTCCGATCAGCCGGAGCCTGGATCATACACCCCTACAGCGACttcag AGTGTATGCGTTACTGGAGATGTCTCCGAGCAGGTTCTGCTGGGATCTCCTCATGCTGCTGCTGATGGTGGGAAACCTCATCGTCCTCCCGGTGGGAATCACCTTCTTTAAGGATGAGAACACTCCTCCATGGATCATCTTCAATGTGGTGTCGGACACACTCTTCCTGGTGGATCTGGTGCTGAACTTCCGCACCGGGATCGTGAAAGAGGACAGTACGGAGATCCTGCTGGACCCCAAGGCCATCCGCCAGCGCTATCTGAAGAGCTGGTTCCTCGTGGACTTCGTGTCCTCCATCCCCGTGGATTACATCTTCCTGATGGTGGACCTGGAAGCTCACCTGGACTCAGAG GTGTACCGGACGGCCCGAGCCCTGCGGATCGTTCGATTCACTAAGATCCTGAGTCTGCTGCGCCTGCTGCGTCTGTCTCGACTCATACGCTACATCCACCAGTGGGaggag ATCTTCCACATGACCTATGACCTGGCCAGTGCGATGGTGCGGATCGTCAATCTGATCGGGATGATGCTGCTGCTGTGTCACTGGGACGGATGTCTGCAGTTCCTGGTGCCGATGCTGCAGGACTTCCCCCCCGACTGCTGGGTCTCCATAAACAACATGGTG AATGACACGTGGGGCATCCAATACACGTACGCACTGTTTAAGGCCATGAGCCACATGCTGTGCATCGGTTATGGTGCTCAGGCTCCAGAGGGAATGACGGACGTCTGGCTCACGATGCTCAGTATGATCGTGGGTGCGACCTGCTACGCCATGTTCATCGGCCACGCCACGGCCCTCATCCAGTCCCTGGACTCCTCACGCCGACAGTACCAGGAGAAG TATAAGCAGGTGGAGCAGTACATGTCTTTCCATAAGCTTCCAGCAGATGTCAGGCAGAAGATCCATGAGTATTATGAACATCGATACCAGGGCAAGATGTTTGACGAGGATAACATTCTGGGAGAGCTGAGCGAGCCCTTAAAGGAG GAAATTGTTAGCTTCAACTGCCGAAGCTTGGTGGCTAACATGCCTCTCTTCGCTAACGCCGACCCAAACTTTGTAACGGCAGTGCTAACGAAGCTGAAGTTTGAGGTGTTCCAGCCCCATGACTTCATTATTCGTGAGGGAACTGTCGGTCGTAAAATGTATTTCATCCAGCATGGACGGGTCAGTGTACTAACTCGTGGCAACAAGGAGACCAAGCTCAGCGATGGGTCATACTTTGGAG AGATCTGTCTGTTGACACGAGGCAGGAGGACAGCAAGTGTCCTAGCAGATACATACTGTCGACTTTACTCCCTCAGTGTGGACAGTTTCAATGAGGTTCTGGAAGAGCATCCCATGATGAGACGGGCCTTCGAGACGGTGGCAGCAGACAGACTCGATCGCATCG GTAAGAAGAACTCAATTTTGTTGCGTAAGACCTCACAGGGAGGCTCTGTAGCAGGCAGCAGTTTGGGACGGGGTGGAGGGAGCCGCGGAGGAGGAGCAGGAGGTGCCAGTCTGGGTTCTTGTGACAGTGTCTTGATCCAGCAGATCGTGAAGCACGATAGCATGCCGACCATGCAGGACATCACTGCTGGCACCCGAGGCAGCACGGGAGGCACGGTCTCACCCCGACCTCATCCAGTGATCTGGGCACCGCTGGTCCACGCTCCCCTGCAGACGGCCGCTGCCACCACCAATGTGGCCATTGCTttgatgcagcagcagcagcagcagcaacagttgCAGCAACAGTTACAACAGCAACACTCCCTTGGAGCTGCCATCTTCCTTCCCTCCGCTTTTTCAATCTCGCCATCACCCTCATCCTGCCCACTTTCTCCTCCCCGTCCACCTATATTACATCCTCGGCAGTCGCTCAGCTCCCTCATGAGCGTAATGGGTGGGATACCCCCACGAGGAGTCCCGCCTTCTGTAACTCCTACACCCTCGCCCTCCACTATTGGACCGACCATGGTGGGCATGGCTCCTTCAGGAGGTGGAGTTGCAAAAACTCCTCCTACTCCTGCCTCATCAGTGCCTACCCCGCTGCAGGCTGGAAGAGCACTTCATCACAGTCTCCGCCTCCACATGGAGCCCACAGCATCACCTGTCCATAAAGTCCCTCCTCCATCTTCAGCAGTGGCGGCGATGTCCGTCGAAGGGCGCAATGTTGGCTCTGCTCCGCAGGGGGCCAAAGAGGCTTTGCTGCGTCATGTTGGAGGAGGCAGCACCCAGGGCCTCCCCATGATTGGTCGGCTTACCCAGGAGGCCAGACTACTCTCCGCCTCCCAGCCGACTCTGCCCCACCGCAGCTGGGCGAGTGTGCAGCCTCACCCGCCTCTCCATCGTAAAGCATCTGGAGGAAACCTACTTCCGGCACCCTTCCTTTTGTCGTCAGGACTTGCTAGAGGAGGAAGCGCAGGTGTTTTAAGCTCAAACACGCCTGGTGCCACACAGGCATCGACACAAACACCCCTGCTATTAGCACACACACCTCCACTCACATCAGCTCCAGGATCAGCTCCGTCACCCCTTGTCCCCTTCTTGTTCTCCCCGAAGCAAAACCCTCTATGTTCCGCCAACCCTCCTTTATCTCTCACGGCCACATCTTGTGGTCTAGGGGTTCCTCAAACCCAACGTGCCAAATCAGGCAATATAATACCTACTCCTCCTTCAACCTCTCCCCCTCCTTACCTACGCCCTCCTTCTCCCTCTCAGTCCACCTCCACCTCTCCAACTTCATCTTCCGGCACCTCTTTGGCTCAGAATTCCCGTACCAGACCCTCTCAGACGCCTCCACCACCGTCCCCATTATCCTGCACCACCAACTCAACACCCAACATCACTCCTTCTCAGACCACCACCCCAACTCGAACCCCAACCCCTGTTCAAACCCCTGTTCAGACCCCCACCCAATCTAGAACACCAATGGCCATCCAAACCCAATCCCAAGGTCGTTGTCCAACTCCTGTCCAGATCGCAGCATCTGCACAAACTCCGGCCTCTGTTCATAGTCCGCTTCCTGCCCAGACACAAAGTAAACCTATGAGTTCCATCCTGAGCCAGAGCTCTGCTATCCAGATGCCAGCCACTGCCCAGGTCCTTGGTTCTCCTTCGACTTGTTCTGCAGTCTCCATTCAAACCCAAACCTCAACTACCATACAGACTCAGAGCTCTTCCTGGACCCCAGGCTCTCCCATCAATACCCCAGCCCAAAGTAGACCTTCAACCCCTGTTCTGACCCAATCGCAAACACAAGCCACACCTGCTAAAGCCCCTGCTGCCGCACCATCACCTTCTCCCTCATCAACTCCATCTCCAGCTGCTTCACAGCCACAGAAGCCTGCTGCTAGCCAGACTCAGCCCTTTAACATTCTGTCCACTCCAACCTTAAGTCCATCTCACATTCCTGCTTCCACTGCCTCGTCATCTACAGACCCCCAGTTTATCTCCACTTCAACAAAAGAGGCAAAGTAA
- the LOC127975297 gene encoding potassium/sodium hyperpolarization-activated cyclic nucleotide-gated channel 3-like isoform X2 yields MDGGTGASARNGDSKRRSKSSLPSPGYRLSQASLEGDSRPSIMSSTRENGPFRPGTTSGTPTTPQTHAGSVQRSVGFASRAALASSSSSGTGMVVIAAGPETTTTAAGSPEAGPVLDGEDYSYSNQSTFIQRQFGAMLQPGVNKFSLRMLGSHKAVALEQERLRSAGAWIIHPYSDFRFCWDLLMLLLMVGNLIVLPVGITFFKDENTPPWIIFNVVSDTLFLVDLVLNFRTGIVKEDSTEILLDPKAIRQRYLKSWFLVDFVSSIPVDYIFLMVDLEAHLDSEVYRTARALRIVRFTKILSLLRLLRLSRLIRYIHQWEEIFHMTYDLASAMVRIVNLIGMMLLLCHWDGCLQFLVPMLQDFPPDCWVSINNMVNDTWGIQYTYALFKAMSHMLCIGYGAQAPEGMTDVWLTMLSMIVGATCYAMFIGHATALIQSLDSSRRQYQEKYKQVEQYMSFHKLPADVRQKIHEYYEHRYQGKMFDEDNILGELSEPLKEEIVSFNCRSLVANMPLFANADPNFVTAVLTKLKFEVFQPHDFIIREGTVGRKMYFIQHGRVSVLTRGNKETKLSDGSYFGEICLLTRGRRTASVLADTYCRLYSLSVDSFNEVLEEHPMMRRAFETVAADRLDRIGKKNSILLRKTSQGGSVAGSSLGRGGGSRGGGAGGASLGSCDSVLIQQIVKHDSMPTMQDITAGTRGSTGGTVSPRPHPVIWAPLVHAPLQTAAATTNVAIALMQQQQQQQQLQQQLQQQHSLGAAIFLPSAFSISPSPSSCPLSPPRPPILHPRQSLSSLMSVMGGIPPRGVPPSVTPTPSPSTIGPTMVGMAPSGGGVAKTPPTPASSVPTPLQAGRALHHSLRLHMEPTASPVHKVPPPSSAVAAMSVEGRNVGSAPQGAKEALLRHVGGGSTQGLPMIGRLTQEARLLSASQPTLPHRSWASVQPHPPLHRKASGGNLLPAPFLLSSGLARGGSAGVLSSNTPGATQASTQTPLLLAHTPPLTSAPGSAPSPLVPFLFSPKQNPLCSANPPLSLTATSCGLGVPQTQRAKSGNIIPTPPSTSPPPYLRPPSPSQSTSTSPTSSSGTSLAQNSRTRPSQTPPPPSPLSCTTNSTPNITPSQTTTPTRTPTPVQTPVQTPTQSRTPMAIQTQSQGRCPTPVQIAASAQTPASVHSPLPAQTQSKPMSSILSQSSAIQMPATAQVLGSPSTCSAVSIQTQTSTTIQTQSSSWTPGSPINTPAQSRPSTPVLTQSQTQATPAKAPAAAPSPSPSSTPSPAASQPQKPAASQTQPFNILSTPTLSPSHIPASTASSSTDPQFISTSTKEAK; encoded by the exons ATGGATGGTGGCACCGGGGCTTCCGCGCGGAACGGAGACTCTAAGCGGCGCAGTAAGAGCAGCCTGCCGTCTCCCGGTTACCGTCTCTCCCAAGCGTCTCTGGAGGGAGACAGCCGCCCTTCCATCATGAGCTCCACTCGTGAAAACGGCCCGTTTCGACCGGGCACCACCTCCGGAACCCCGACCACCCCTCAGACGCACGCCGGTTCCGTGCAGCGCTCCGTGGGTTTCGCCTCCCGAGCCGCTCTggcgtcctcctcctcctccggcACCGGGATGGTCGTGATCGCCGCCGGACCCGAGACCACCACCACGGCGGCCGGGAGCCCTGAGGCCGGTCCGGTGCTGGACGGTGAGGACTACAGCTACTCGAACCAGTCCACCTTCATCCAGAGGCAGTTCGGAGCCATGCTGCAGCCAGGGGTCAACAAGTTCTCGCTCCGCATGTTGGGCAGCCACAAGGCCGTGGCTCTGGAGCAGGAGAGACTCCGATCAGCCGGAGCCTGGATCATACACCCCTACAGCGACttcag GTTCTGCTGGGATCTCCTCATGCTGCTGCTGATGGTGGGAAACCTCATCGTCCTCCCGGTGGGAATCACCTTCTTTAAGGATGAGAACACTCCTCCATGGATCATCTTCAATGTGGTGTCGGACACACTCTTCCTGGTGGATCTGGTGCTGAACTTCCGCACCGGGATCGTGAAAGAGGACAGTACGGAGATCCTGCTGGACCCCAAGGCCATCCGCCAGCGCTATCTGAAGAGCTGGTTCCTCGTGGACTTCGTGTCCTCCATCCCCGTGGATTACATCTTCCTGATGGTGGACCTGGAAGCTCACCTGGACTCAGAG GTGTACCGGACGGCCCGAGCCCTGCGGATCGTTCGATTCACTAAGATCCTGAGTCTGCTGCGCCTGCTGCGTCTGTCTCGACTCATACGCTACATCCACCAGTGGGaggag ATCTTCCACATGACCTATGACCTGGCCAGTGCGATGGTGCGGATCGTCAATCTGATCGGGATGATGCTGCTGCTGTGTCACTGGGACGGATGTCTGCAGTTCCTGGTGCCGATGCTGCAGGACTTCCCCCCCGACTGCTGGGTCTCCATAAACAACATGGTG AATGACACGTGGGGCATCCAATACACGTACGCACTGTTTAAGGCCATGAGCCACATGCTGTGCATCGGTTATGGTGCTCAGGCTCCAGAGGGAATGACGGACGTCTGGCTCACGATGCTCAGTATGATCGTGGGTGCGACCTGCTACGCCATGTTCATCGGCCACGCCACGGCCCTCATCCAGTCCCTGGACTCCTCACGCCGACAGTACCAGGAGAAG TATAAGCAGGTGGAGCAGTACATGTCTTTCCATAAGCTTCCAGCAGATGTCAGGCAGAAGATCCATGAGTATTATGAACATCGATACCAGGGCAAGATGTTTGACGAGGATAACATTCTGGGAGAGCTGAGCGAGCCCTTAAAGGAG GAAATTGTTAGCTTCAACTGCCGAAGCTTGGTGGCTAACATGCCTCTCTTCGCTAACGCCGACCCAAACTTTGTAACGGCAGTGCTAACGAAGCTGAAGTTTGAGGTGTTCCAGCCCCATGACTTCATTATTCGTGAGGGAACTGTCGGTCGTAAAATGTATTTCATCCAGCATGGACGGGTCAGTGTACTAACTCGTGGCAACAAGGAGACCAAGCTCAGCGATGGGTCATACTTTGGAG AGATCTGTCTGTTGACACGAGGCAGGAGGACAGCAAGTGTCCTAGCAGATACATACTGTCGACTTTACTCCCTCAGTGTGGACAGTTTCAATGAGGTTCTGGAAGAGCATCCCATGATGAGACGGGCCTTCGAGACGGTGGCAGCAGACAGACTCGATCGCATCG GTAAGAAGAACTCAATTTTGTTGCGTAAGACCTCACAGGGAGGCTCTGTAGCAGGCAGCAGTTTGGGACGGGGTGGAGGGAGCCGCGGAGGAGGAGCAGGAGGTGCCAGTCTGGGTTCTTGTGACAGTGTCTTGATCCAGCAGATCGTGAAGCACGATAGCATGCCGACCATGCAGGACATCACTGCTGGCACCCGAGGCAGCACGGGAGGCACGGTCTCACCCCGACCTCATCCAGTGATCTGGGCACCGCTGGTCCACGCTCCCCTGCAGACGGCCGCTGCCACCACCAATGTGGCCATTGCTttgatgcagcagcagcagcagcagcaacagttgCAGCAACAGTTACAACAGCAACACTCCCTTGGAGCTGCCATCTTCCTTCCCTCCGCTTTTTCAATCTCGCCATCACCCTCATCCTGCCCACTTTCTCCTCCCCGTCCACCTATATTACATCCTCGGCAGTCGCTCAGCTCCCTCATGAGCGTAATGGGTGGGATACCCCCACGAGGAGTCCCGCCTTCTGTAACTCCTACACCCTCGCCCTCCACTATTGGACCGACCATGGTGGGCATGGCTCCTTCAGGAGGTGGAGTTGCAAAAACTCCTCCTACTCCTGCCTCATCAGTGCCTACCCCGCTGCAGGCTGGAAGAGCACTTCATCACAGTCTCCGCCTCCACATGGAGCCCACAGCATCACCTGTCCATAAAGTCCCTCCTCCATCTTCAGCAGTGGCGGCGATGTCCGTCGAAGGGCGCAATGTTGGCTCTGCTCCGCAGGGGGCCAAAGAGGCTTTGCTGCGTCATGTTGGAGGAGGCAGCACCCAGGGCCTCCCCATGATTGGTCGGCTTACCCAGGAGGCCAGACTACTCTCCGCCTCCCAGCCGACTCTGCCCCACCGCAGCTGGGCGAGTGTGCAGCCTCACCCGCCTCTCCATCGTAAAGCATCTGGAGGAAACCTACTTCCGGCACCCTTCCTTTTGTCGTCAGGACTTGCTAGAGGAGGAAGCGCAGGTGTTTTAAGCTCAAACACGCCTGGTGCCACACAGGCATCGACACAAACACCCCTGCTATTAGCACACACACCTCCACTCACATCAGCTCCAGGATCAGCTCCGTCACCCCTTGTCCCCTTCTTGTTCTCCCCGAAGCAAAACCCTCTATGTTCCGCCAACCCTCCTTTATCTCTCACGGCCACATCTTGTGGTCTAGGGGTTCCTCAAACCCAACGTGCCAAATCAGGCAATATAATACCTACTCCTCCTTCAACCTCTCCCCCTCCTTACCTACGCCCTCCTTCTCCCTCTCAGTCCACCTCCACCTCTCCAACTTCATCTTCCGGCACCTCTTTGGCTCAGAATTCCCGTACCAGACCCTCTCAGACGCCTCCACCACCGTCCCCATTATCCTGCACCACCAACTCAACACCCAACATCACTCCTTCTCAGACCACCACCCCAACTCGAACCCCAACCCCTGTTCAAACCCCTGTTCAGACCCCCACCCAATCTAGAACACCAATGGCCATCCAAACCCAATCCCAAGGTCGTTGTCCAACTCCTGTCCAGATCGCAGCATCTGCACAAACTCCGGCCTCTGTTCATAGTCCGCTTCCTGCCCAGACACAAAGTAAACCTATGAGTTCCATCCTGAGCCAGAGCTCTGCTATCCAGATGCCAGCCACTGCCCAGGTCCTTGGTTCTCCTTCGACTTGTTCTGCAGTCTCCATTCAAACCCAAACCTCAACTACCATACAGACTCAGAGCTCTTCCTGGACCCCAGGCTCTCCCATCAATACCCCAGCCCAAAGTAGACCTTCAACCCCTGTTCTGACCCAATCGCAAACACAAGCCACACCTGCTAAAGCCCCTGCTGCCGCACCATCACCTTCTCCCTCATCAACTCCATCTCCAGCTGCTTCACAGCCACAGAAGCCTGCTGCTAGCCAGACTCAGCCCTTTAACATTCTGTCCACTCCAACCTTAAGTCCATCTCACATTCCTGCTTCCACTGCCTCGTCATCTACAGACCCCCAGTTTATCTCCACTTCAACAAAAGAGGCAAAGTAA